The following are encoded together in the Equus quagga isolate Etosha38 chromosome 15, UCLA_HA_Equagga_1.0, whole genome shotgun sequence genome:
- the AIFM3 gene encoding apoptosis-inducing factor 3 isoform X7 yields MGGCFSKPKPVELKIEVVLPEKERGKEELSASGKGSPRAYQGNGTARHFHTEERLPAPHPYPGTQDCVEAAVCHVKDLENGQMREVELGWGKVLLVKENGEFHALGHKCPHYGAPLVKGVLSRGRVRCPWHGACFNISTGDLEDFPGLDSLHKFQVKIEKEKVYVWASKQALQLQRRTKVMAKCISPSAGHSGSTNVLIVGAGAAGLVCAETLRQEGFSDRIVLCTLDRHLPYDRPKLSKSLDAQPEQLALRPKEFFRAYGIEVLTEAQVVTVDVRNKKVVFKDGFKLEYNKLLLAPGSSPKTLSCKGKEVENVFTIRTPEDANRVVRLARGRNVVVVGAGFLGMEVAAYLTEKAHSVSVVELEETPFRRFLGERVGRALMKMFENNRVKFYMQTEVSELRAQEGKLKEVVLKSSKVVRADVCVVGIGAVPATGFLRQSGISLDSRGFIPVNKVELGGLGRLLGWGWWEVQVRAPVPPTEPWALSPQMMQTNIPGVFAAGDAVTFPLAWRNNRKVNIPHWQMAHAQGRVAAQNMLAQEAEISTVPYLWTAMFGKSLRYAGYGEGFDDVIIQGDLEELKFVAFYTKWTGVCQALQEGGLLLGSPPAQPPSPCRGDEVIAVASMNYDPIVSKVAEVLASGRAIRKREVETGDMSWLTGKGS; encoded by the exons ATGGGCGGCTGCTTCTCCAAGCCCAAGCCAG tggagctcaAGATCGAGGTGGTGCTGCCTGAGAAGGAGCGGGGCAAGGAGGAGCTGTCGGCCAGTGGGAAGGGCAGCCCCCGGGCCTACCAAGGCAATGGCACAGCCCGCCACTTCCACACTGAGGAGCGcctgcctgcccctcacccctACCCGGGCACTCAGGACTGCGTGGAGGCCGCCGTCTGCCATGTCAAGGACCTAGAGAATGGCCA GATGCGGGAagtggagctgggctgggggaaggTATTGCTGGtgaaggagaatggggagttcCATGCCCTGGGCCACAAGTGTCCACACTATGGTGCGCCCCTGGTGAAAG GTGTGCTGTCCCGGGGCCGGGTACGCTGCCCGTGGCATGGCGCCTGCTTCAACATCAGCACTGGGGACCTGGAGGACTTCCCTGGCCTGGACAGTCTGCACAAGTTCCAG GTGAAGATTGAGAAGGAGAAGGTGTACGTCTGGGCCAGCAAGCAG GCCTTGCAGCTGCAGCGAAGGACCAAGGTGATGGCCAAGTGCATCTCTCCAAGCGCTGGCCACAGCGGCAGCACCAACGTGCTCATTGTGGGCGCAG GTGCAGCCGGCCTGGTGTGTGCGGAGACGCTGCGGCAGGAGGGCTTCTCAGACAGGATCGTCCTGTGCACCTTGGACCGGCACCTCCCCTACGACCGGCCCAAGCTCAGCAAG TCCCTGGATGCACAGCCTGAGCAGCTGGCCCTAAGGCCCAAGGAGTTCTTCCGAGCATATGGCATCGAGGTGCTCACCGAGGCCCAG GTGGTCACAGTGGATGTGCGAAACAAGAAAGTCGTGTTCAAGGATGGCTTCAAGCTGGAGTACAACAAGCTGCTGCTGGCACcagggagcag CCCGAAGACCCTGAGCTGCAAAGGCAAAGAGGTGGAGAACGTGTTCACTATCCGGACACCTGAGGACGCCAATCGCGTGGTGAGGCTGGCCCGGGGCCGCAACGTGGTGGTCGTGGGAGCCGGCTTTCTGG ggatGGAGGTGGCCGCCTATCTGACTGAGAAGGCCCACTCAGTGTCCGTGGTGGAGCTGGAGGAGACGCCCTTCAGAAGGTTCCTGGGGGAGCGTGTCGGTCGTGCCCTCATGAAG ATGTTTGAGAACAACCGGGTCAAGTTCTACATGCAGACGGAGGTGTCGGAGCTGCGGGCCCAGGAGGGAAAG CTGAAGGAGGTCGTGCTGAAGAGCAGCAAGGTTGTGCGGGCCGACGTCTGTGTGGTGGGCATTG GCGCGGTGCCCGCCACGGGCTTCCTGAGGCAGAGCGGCATCAGTCTGGATTCCCGAGGCTTCATCCCTGTCAACAAGGTGGAGCTGGGTGGGCTGGGCAGGttgctgggctgggggtggtgggaggtccAGGTCAGGGCCCCCGTCCCACCCACGGAGCCCTGGGCCCTCTCCCCACAGATGATGCAGACCAACATCCCAGGCGTGTTTGCGGCTGGTGATGCTGTCACCTTCCCCCTGGCCTGGAGGAACAATCGGAAAGTGAATATCCCACACTGGCAGATGGCTCATGCACAGG GGCGGGTGGCGGCCCAGAACATGCTGGCGCAGGAGGCGGAGATCAGTACCGTGCCCTACCTGTGGACCGCCATGTTCGGCAAGAGCCTGCGCTACGCAG GGTACGGAGAAGGCTTCGACGACGTCATCATCCAGGGGGATCTGGAGGAGCTGAAGTTCGTGGCTTTTTACACCAA GTGGACAGGAGTGTGTCAGGCTCTTCAAGAAGGGGGCCTGCTGCTGGGCAGTCCTCCGGCTCAGCCGCCCTCTCCCTGCAGAGGTGACGAGGTGATCGCTGTGGCCAGCATGAACTATGATCCCATCGTGTCCAAGGTGGCTGAGGTGCTGGCCTCAGGCCGCGCCATCCGGAAGCGAGAGGTGGA GACCGGCGATATGTCTTGGCTCACAGGGAAAGGATCCTGA
- the AIFM3 gene encoding apoptosis-inducing factor 3 isoform X9 yields the protein MGGCFSKPKPVELKIEVVLPEKERGKEELSASGKGSPRAYQGNGTARHFHTEERLPAPHPYPGTQDCVEAAVCHVKDLENGQMREVELGWGKVLLVKENGEFHALGHKCPHYGAPLVKGVLSRGRVRCPWHGACFNISTGDLEDFPGLDSLHKFQVKIEKEKVYVWASKQALQLQRRTKVMAKCISPSAGHSGSTNVLIVGAGAAGLVCAETLRQEGFSDRIVLCTLDRHLPYDRPKLSKSLDAQPEQLALRPKEFFRAYGIEVLTEAQVVTVDVRNKKVVFKDGFKLEYNKLLLAPGSSPKTLSCKGKEVENVFTIRTPEDANRVVRLARGRNVVVVGAGFLGMEVAAYLTEKAHSVSVVELEETPFRRFLGERVGRALMKMFENNRVKFYMQTEVSELRAQEGKLKEVVLKSSKVVRADVCVVGIGAVPATGFLRQSGISLDSRGFIPVNKVELGGLGRLLGWGWWEVQVRAPVPPTEPWALSPQMMQTNIPGVFAAGDAVTFPLAWRNNRKVNIPHWQMAHAQGRVAAQNMLAQEAEISTVPYLWTAMFGKSLRYAGYGEGFDDVIIQGDLEELKFVAFYTKGDEVIAVASMNYDPIVSKVAEVLASGRAIRKREVETGDMSWLTGKGS from the exons ATGGGCGGCTGCTTCTCCAAGCCCAAGCCAG tggagctcaAGATCGAGGTGGTGCTGCCTGAGAAGGAGCGGGGCAAGGAGGAGCTGTCGGCCAGTGGGAAGGGCAGCCCCCGGGCCTACCAAGGCAATGGCACAGCCCGCCACTTCCACACTGAGGAGCGcctgcctgcccctcacccctACCCGGGCACTCAGGACTGCGTGGAGGCCGCCGTCTGCCATGTCAAGGACCTAGAGAATGGCCA GATGCGGGAagtggagctgggctgggggaaggTATTGCTGGtgaaggagaatggggagttcCATGCCCTGGGCCACAAGTGTCCACACTATGGTGCGCCCCTGGTGAAAG GTGTGCTGTCCCGGGGCCGGGTACGCTGCCCGTGGCATGGCGCCTGCTTCAACATCAGCACTGGGGACCTGGAGGACTTCCCTGGCCTGGACAGTCTGCACAAGTTCCAG GTGAAGATTGAGAAGGAGAAGGTGTACGTCTGGGCCAGCAAGCAG GCCTTGCAGCTGCAGCGAAGGACCAAGGTGATGGCCAAGTGCATCTCTCCAAGCGCTGGCCACAGCGGCAGCACCAACGTGCTCATTGTGGGCGCAG GTGCAGCCGGCCTGGTGTGTGCGGAGACGCTGCGGCAGGAGGGCTTCTCAGACAGGATCGTCCTGTGCACCTTGGACCGGCACCTCCCCTACGACCGGCCCAAGCTCAGCAAG TCCCTGGATGCACAGCCTGAGCAGCTGGCCCTAAGGCCCAAGGAGTTCTTCCGAGCATATGGCATCGAGGTGCTCACCGAGGCCCAG GTGGTCACAGTGGATGTGCGAAACAAGAAAGTCGTGTTCAAGGATGGCTTCAAGCTGGAGTACAACAAGCTGCTGCTGGCACcagggagcag CCCGAAGACCCTGAGCTGCAAAGGCAAAGAGGTGGAGAACGTGTTCACTATCCGGACACCTGAGGACGCCAATCGCGTGGTGAGGCTGGCCCGGGGCCGCAACGTGGTGGTCGTGGGAGCCGGCTTTCTGG ggatGGAGGTGGCCGCCTATCTGACTGAGAAGGCCCACTCAGTGTCCGTGGTGGAGCTGGAGGAGACGCCCTTCAGAAGGTTCCTGGGGGAGCGTGTCGGTCGTGCCCTCATGAAG ATGTTTGAGAACAACCGGGTCAAGTTCTACATGCAGACGGAGGTGTCGGAGCTGCGGGCCCAGGAGGGAAAG CTGAAGGAGGTCGTGCTGAAGAGCAGCAAGGTTGTGCGGGCCGACGTCTGTGTGGTGGGCATTG GCGCGGTGCCCGCCACGGGCTTCCTGAGGCAGAGCGGCATCAGTCTGGATTCCCGAGGCTTCATCCCTGTCAACAAGGTGGAGCTGGGTGGGCTGGGCAGGttgctgggctgggggtggtgggaggtccAGGTCAGGGCCCCCGTCCCACCCACGGAGCCCTGGGCCCTCTCCCCACAGATGATGCAGACCAACATCCCAGGCGTGTTTGCGGCTGGTGATGCTGTCACCTTCCCCCTGGCCTGGAGGAACAATCGGAAAGTGAATATCCCACACTGGCAGATGGCTCATGCACAGG GGCGGGTGGCGGCCCAGAACATGCTGGCGCAGGAGGCGGAGATCAGTACCGTGCCCTACCTGTGGACCGCCATGTTCGGCAAGAGCCTGCGCTACGCAG GGTACGGAGAAGGCTTCGACGACGTCATCATCCAGGGGGATCTGGAGGAGCTGAAGTTCGTGGCTTTTTACACCAA AGGTGACGAGGTGATCGCTGTGGCCAGCATGAACTATGATCCCATCGTGTCCAAGGTGGCTGAGGTGCTGGCCTCAGGCCGCGCCATCCGGAAGCGAGAGGTGGA GACCGGCGATATGTCTTGGCTCACAGGGAAAGGATCCTGA
- the AIFM3 gene encoding apoptosis-inducing factor 3 isoform X10, whose amino-acid sequence MGGCFSKPKPVELKIEVVLPEKERGKEELSASGKGSPRAYQGNGTARHFHTEERLPAPHPYPGTQDCVEAAVCHVKDLENGQMREVELGWGKVLLVKENGEFHALGHKCPHYGAPLVKGVLSRGRVRCPWHGACFNISTGDLEDFPGLDSLHKFQVKIEKEKVYVWASKQALQLQRRTKVMAKCISPSAGHSGSTNVLIVGAGAAGLVCAETLRQEGFSDRIVLCTLDRHLPYDRPKLSKSLDAQPEQLALRPKEFFRAYGIEVLTEAQVVTVDVRNKKVVFKDGFKLEYNKLLLAPGSSPKTLSCKGKEVENVFTIRTPEDANRVVRLARGRNVVVVGAGFLGMEVAAYLTEKAHSVSVVELEETPFRRFLGERVGRALMKMFENNRVKFYMQTEVSELRAQEGKLKEVVLKSSKVVRADVCVVGIGAVPATGFLRQSGISLDSRGFIPVNKMMQTNIPGVFAAGDAVTFPLAWRNNRKVNIPHWQMAHAQGRVAAQNMLAQEAEISTVPYLWTAMFGKSLRYAGYGEGFDDVIIQGDLEELKFVAFYTKGDEVIAVASMNYDPIVSKVAEVLASGRAIRKREVETGDMSWLTGKGS is encoded by the exons ATGGGCGGCTGCTTCTCCAAGCCCAAGCCAG tggagctcaAGATCGAGGTGGTGCTGCCTGAGAAGGAGCGGGGCAAGGAGGAGCTGTCGGCCAGTGGGAAGGGCAGCCCCCGGGCCTACCAAGGCAATGGCACAGCCCGCCACTTCCACACTGAGGAGCGcctgcctgcccctcacccctACCCGGGCACTCAGGACTGCGTGGAGGCCGCCGTCTGCCATGTCAAGGACCTAGAGAATGGCCA GATGCGGGAagtggagctgggctgggggaaggTATTGCTGGtgaaggagaatggggagttcCATGCCCTGGGCCACAAGTGTCCACACTATGGTGCGCCCCTGGTGAAAG GTGTGCTGTCCCGGGGCCGGGTACGCTGCCCGTGGCATGGCGCCTGCTTCAACATCAGCACTGGGGACCTGGAGGACTTCCCTGGCCTGGACAGTCTGCACAAGTTCCAG GTGAAGATTGAGAAGGAGAAGGTGTACGTCTGGGCCAGCAAGCAG GCCTTGCAGCTGCAGCGAAGGACCAAGGTGATGGCCAAGTGCATCTCTCCAAGCGCTGGCCACAGCGGCAGCACCAACGTGCTCATTGTGGGCGCAG GTGCAGCCGGCCTGGTGTGTGCGGAGACGCTGCGGCAGGAGGGCTTCTCAGACAGGATCGTCCTGTGCACCTTGGACCGGCACCTCCCCTACGACCGGCCCAAGCTCAGCAAG TCCCTGGATGCACAGCCTGAGCAGCTGGCCCTAAGGCCCAAGGAGTTCTTCCGAGCATATGGCATCGAGGTGCTCACCGAGGCCCAG GTGGTCACAGTGGATGTGCGAAACAAGAAAGTCGTGTTCAAGGATGGCTTCAAGCTGGAGTACAACAAGCTGCTGCTGGCACcagggagcag CCCGAAGACCCTGAGCTGCAAAGGCAAAGAGGTGGAGAACGTGTTCACTATCCGGACACCTGAGGACGCCAATCGCGTGGTGAGGCTGGCCCGGGGCCGCAACGTGGTGGTCGTGGGAGCCGGCTTTCTGG ggatGGAGGTGGCCGCCTATCTGACTGAGAAGGCCCACTCAGTGTCCGTGGTGGAGCTGGAGGAGACGCCCTTCAGAAGGTTCCTGGGGGAGCGTGTCGGTCGTGCCCTCATGAAG ATGTTTGAGAACAACCGGGTCAAGTTCTACATGCAGACGGAGGTGTCGGAGCTGCGGGCCCAGGAGGGAAAG CTGAAGGAGGTCGTGCTGAAGAGCAGCAAGGTTGTGCGGGCCGACGTCTGTGTGGTGGGCATTG GCGCGGTGCCCGCCACGGGCTTCCTGAGGCAGAGCGGCATCAGTCTGGATTCCCGAGGCTTCATCCCTGTCAACAAG ATGATGCAGACCAACATCCCAGGCGTGTTTGCGGCTGGTGATGCTGTCACCTTCCCCCTGGCCTGGAGGAACAATCGGAAAGTGAATATCCCACACTGGCAGATGGCTCATGCACAGG GGCGGGTGGCGGCCCAGAACATGCTGGCGCAGGAGGCGGAGATCAGTACCGTGCCCTACCTGTGGACCGCCATGTTCGGCAAGAGCCTGCGCTACGCAG GGTACGGAGAAGGCTTCGACGACGTCATCATCCAGGGGGATCTGGAGGAGCTGAAGTTCGTGGCTTTTTACACCAA AGGTGACGAGGTGATCGCTGTGGCCAGCATGAACTATGATCCCATCGTGTCCAAGGTGGCTGAGGTGCTGGCCTCAGGCCGCGCCATCCGGAAGCGAGAGGTGGA GACCGGCGATATGTCTTGGCTCACAGGGAAAGGATCCTGA
- the AIFM3 gene encoding apoptosis-inducing factor 3 isoform X11, whose amino-acid sequence MGGCFSKPKPVELKIEVVLPEKERGKEELSASGKGSPRAYQGNGTARHFHTEERLPAPHPYPGTQDCVEAAVCHVKDLENGQMREVELGWGKVLLVKENGEFHALGHKCPHYGAPLVKGVLSRGRVRCPWHGACFNISTGDLEDFPGLDSLHKFQVKIEKEKVYVWASKQALQLQRRTKVMAKCISPSAGHSGSTNVLIVGAGAAGLVCAETLRQEGFSDRIVLCTLDRHLPYDRPKLSKSLDAQPEQLALRPKEFFRAYGIEVLTEAQVVTVDVRNKKVVFKDGFKLEYNKLLLAPGSSPKTLSCKGKEVENVFTIRTPEDANRVVRLARGRNVVVVGAGFLGMEVAAYLTEKAHSVSVVELEETPFRRFLGERVGRALMKMFENNRVKFYMQTEVSELRAQEGKLKEVVLKSSKVVRADVCVVGIGAVPATGFLRQSGISLDSRGFIPVNKVELGGLGRLLGWGWWEVQVRAPVPPTEPWALSPQMMQTNIPGVFAAGDAVTFPLAWRNNRKVNIPHWQMAHAQGRVAAQNMLAQEAEISTVPYLWTAMFGKSLRYAGYGEGFDDVIIQGDLEELKFVAFYTKTGDMSWLTGKGS is encoded by the exons ATGGGCGGCTGCTTCTCCAAGCCCAAGCCAG tggagctcaAGATCGAGGTGGTGCTGCCTGAGAAGGAGCGGGGCAAGGAGGAGCTGTCGGCCAGTGGGAAGGGCAGCCCCCGGGCCTACCAAGGCAATGGCACAGCCCGCCACTTCCACACTGAGGAGCGcctgcctgcccctcacccctACCCGGGCACTCAGGACTGCGTGGAGGCCGCCGTCTGCCATGTCAAGGACCTAGAGAATGGCCA GATGCGGGAagtggagctgggctgggggaaggTATTGCTGGtgaaggagaatggggagttcCATGCCCTGGGCCACAAGTGTCCACACTATGGTGCGCCCCTGGTGAAAG GTGTGCTGTCCCGGGGCCGGGTACGCTGCCCGTGGCATGGCGCCTGCTTCAACATCAGCACTGGGGACCTGGAGGACTTCCCTGGCCTGGACAGTCTGCACAAGTTCCAG GTGAAGATTGAGAAGGAGAAGGTGTACGTCTGGGCCAGCAAGCAG GCCTTGCAGCTGCAGCGAAGGACCAAGGTGATGGCCAAGTGCATCTCTCCAAGCGCTGGCCACAGCGGCAGCACCAACGTGCTCATTGTGGGCGCAG GTGCAGCCGGCCTGGTGTGTGCGGAGACGCTGCGGCAGGAGGGCTTCTCAGACAGGATCGTCCTGTGCACCTTGGACCGGCACCTCCCCTACGACCGGCCCAAGCTCAGCAAG TCCCTGGATGCACAGCCTGAGCAGCTGGCCCTAAGGCCCAAGGAGTTCTTCCGAGCATATGGCATCGAGGTGCTCACCGAGGCCCAG GTGGTCACAGTGGATGTGCGAAACAAGAAAGTCGTGTTCAAGGATGGCTTCAAGCTGGAGTACAACAAGCTGCTGCTGGCACcagggagcag CCCGAAGACCCTGAGCTGCAAAGGCAAAGAGGTGGAGAACGTGTTCACTATCCGGACACCTGAGGACGCCAATCGCGTGGTGAGGCTGGCCCGGGGCCGCAACGTGGTGGTCGTGGGAGCCGGCTTTCTGG ggatGGAGGTGGCCGCCTATCTGACTGAGAAGGCCCACTCAGTGTCCGTGGTGGAGCTGGAGGAGACGCCCTTCAGAAGGTTCCTGGGGGAGCGTGTCGGTCGTGCCCTCATGAAG ATGTTTGAGAACAACCGGGTCAAGTTCTACATGCAGACGGAGGTGTCGGAGCTGCGGGCCCAGGAGGGAAAG CTGAAGGAGGTCGTGCTGAAGAGCAGCAAGGTTGTGCGGGCCGACGTCTGTGTGGTGGGCATTG GCGCGGTGCCCGCCACGGGCTTCCTGAGGCAGAGCGGCATCAGTCTGGATTCCCGAGGCTTCATCCCTGTCAACAAGGTGGAGCTGGGTGGGCTGGGCAGGttgctgggctgggggtggtgggaggtccAGGTCAGGGCCCCCGTCCCACCCACGGAGCCCTGGGCCCTCTCCCCACAGATGATGCAGACCAACATCCCAGGCGTGTTTGCGGCTGGTGATGCTGTCACCTTCCCCCTGGCCTGGAGGAACAATCGGAAAGTGAATATCCCACACTGGCAGATGGCTCATGCACAGG GGCGGGTGGCGGCCCAGAACATGCTGGCGCAGGAGGCGGAGATCAGTACCGTGCCCTACCTGTGGACCGCCATGTTCGGCAAGAGCCTGCGCTACGCAG GGTACGGAGAAGGCTTCGACGACGTCATCATCCAGGGGGATCTGGAGGAGCTGAAGTTCGTGGCTTTTTACACCAA GACCGGCGATATGTCTTGGCTCACAGGGAAAGGATCCTGA
- the AIFM3 gene encoding apoptosis-inducing factor 3 isoform X6 produces the protein MGGCFSKPKPGVLSRGRVRCPWHGACFNISTGDLEDFPGLDSLHKFQVKIEKEKVYVWASKQALQLQRRTKVMAKCISPSAGHSGSTNVLIVGAGAAGLVCAETLRQEGFSDRIVLCTLDRHLPYDRPKLSKSLDAQPEQLALRPKEFFRAYGIEVLTEAQVVTVDVRNKKVVFKDGFKLEYNKLLLAPGSSPKTLSCKGKEVENVFTIRTPEDANRVVRLARGRNVVVVGAGFLGMEVAAYLTEKAHSVSVVELEETPFRRFLGERVGRALMKMFENNRVKFYMQTEVSELRAQEGKLKEVVLKSSKVVRADVCVVGIGAVPATGFLRQSGISLDSRGFIPVNKVELGGLGRLLGWGWWEVQVRAPVPPTEPWALSPQMMQTNIPGVFAAGDAVTFPLAWRNNRKVNIPHWQMAHAQGRVAAQNMLAQEAEISTVPYLWTAMFGKSLRYAGYGEGFDDVIIQGDLEELKFVAFYTKWTGVCQALQEGGLLLGSPPAQPPSPCRGDEVIAVASMNYDPIVSKVAEVLASGRAIRKREDRRYVLAHRERILSLHAADLGRHAGAPGTEAKPWGQVPTSNFPGSPTREPESSQCLPWAAWLTSREALAASRCSPPKASAATKGWPWRQDRPCLFSCYWDWSPVGAVQHIRHYLKIKTHTFADLCDFHCNWANTREGETGTATECSMPHQEVWPVSAQRR, from the exons ATGGGCGGCTGCTTCTCCAAGCCCAAGCCAG GTGTGCTGTCCCGGGGCCGGGTACGCTGCCCGTGGCATGGCGCCTGCTTCAACATCAGCACTGGGGACCTGGAGGACTTCCCTGGCCTGGACAGTCTGCACAAGTTCCAG GTGAAGATTGAGAAGGAGAAGGTGTACGTCTGGGCCAGCAAGCAG GCCTTGCAGCTGCAGCGAAGGACCAAGGTGATGGCCAAGTGCATCTCTCCAAGCGCTGGCCACAGCGGCAGCACCAACGTGCTCATTGTGGGCGCAG GTGCAGCCGGCCTGGTGTGTGCGGAGACGCTGCGGCAGGAGGGCTTCTCAGACAGGATCGTCCTGTGCACCTTGGACCGGCACCTCCCCTACGACCGGCCCAAGCTCAGCAAG TCCCTGGATGCACAGCCTGAGCAGCTGGCCCTAAGGCCCAAGGAGTTCTTCCGAGCATATGGCATCGAGGTGCTCACCGAGGCCCAG GTGGTCACAGTGGATGTGCGAAACAAGAAAGTCGTGTTCAAGGATGGCTTCAAGCTGGAGTACAACAAGCTGCTGCTGGCACcagggagcag CCCGAAGACCCTGAGCTGCAAAGGCAAAGAGGTGGAGAACGTGTTCACTATCCGGACACCTGAGGACGCCAATCGCGTGGTGAGGCTGGCCCGGGGCCGCAACGTGGTGGTCGTGGGAGCCGGCTTTCTGG ggatGGAGGTGGCCGCCTATCTGACTGAGAAGGCCCACTCAGTGTCCGTGGTGGAGCTGGAGGAGACGCCCTTCAGAAGGTTCCTGGGGGAGCGTGTCGGTCGTGCCCTCATGAAG ATGTTTGAGAACAACCGGGTCAAGTTCTACATGCAGACGGAGGTGTCGGAGCTGCGGGCCCAGGAGGGAAAG CTGAAGGAGGTCGTGCTGAAGAGCAGCAAGGTTGTGCGGGCCGACGTCTGTGTGGTGGGCATTG GCGCGGTGCCCGCCACGGGCTTCCTGAGGCAGAGCGGCATCAGTCTGGATTCCCGAGGCTTCATCCCTGTCAACAAGGTGGAGCTGGGTGGGCTGGGCAGGttgctgggctgggggtggtgggaggtccAGGTCAGGGCCCCCGTCCCACCCACGGAGCCCTGGGCCCTCTCCCCACAGATGATGCAGACCAACATCCCAGGCGTGTTTGCGGCTGGTGATGCTGTCACCTTCCCCCTGGCCTGGAGGAACAATCGGAAAGTGAATATCCCACACTGGCAGATGGCTCATGCACAGG GGCGGGTGGCGGCCCAGAACATGCTGGCGCAGGAGGCGGAGATCAGTACCGTGCCCTACCTGTGGACCGCCATGTTCGGCAAGAGCCTGCGCTACGCAG GGTACGGAGAAGGCTTCGACGACGTCATCATCCAGGGGGATCTGGAGGAGCTGAAGTTCGTGGCTTTTTACACCAA GTGGACAGGAGTGTGTCAGGCTCTTCAAGAAGGGGGCCTGCTGCTGGGCAGTCCTCCGGCTCAGCCGCCCTCTCCCTGCAGAGGTGACGAGGTGATCGCTGTGGCCAGCATGAACTATGATCCCATCGTGTCCAAGGTGGCTGAGGTGCTGGCCTCAGGCCGCGCCATCCGGAAGCGAGAG GACCGGCGATATGTCTTGGCTCACAGGGAAAGGATCCTGAGCTTGCATGCAGCAGACTTGGGCAGGCACGCTGGAGCACCAGGGACAGAGGCCAAGCCTTGGGGGCAGGTGCCAACCTCCAATTTCCCAGGATCCCCCACGCGAGAACCTGAGTCCTCCCAGTGCTTGCCTTGGGCTGCCTGGCTCACCTCCAGAGAGGCCTTGGCTGCCTCCAGATGCTCACCACCCAAGGCCTCAGCTGCCACCAAGGGCTGGCCATGGAGGCAGGACAggccctgcctcttctcctgcTATTGGGACTGGTCCCCTGTAGGGGCCGTGCAACACATCAGAcattatcttaaaattaaaacGCACACATTCGCAGATCTGTGTGACTTCCACTGTAATTGGGCAAACACTCGTGAAGGGGAGACAGGCACAGCCACAGAATGCTCCATGCCACACCAAGAAGTCTGGCCTGTGAGCGCCCAGCGGAGGTAG